The segment CATAAGAGATTTATAGCTAATACCCTTGAAACCTGACGATAAAAAAGGATTAATTACTTTAAATACAAAAGCTATTGAAACAATGCTCGTAGCAGCCATAATAATTAAAAGAACATTTGCAGCATAGTAAGCCCATACTGACATAAGGTACAAGGCAATGATTGAAGTGTATTTTAGTAGTATAGTACCAATAATTATGCCATTCCATGCAATAATTATTGAAGTTTTTCCATTGGTCGAGTTTATATAAAAATCATAACGTGAAATCTTCTTGAATAATAGGTCTATCTTCTCTTTTGTATCCATTAGCTCCATTTTTAATTGCCTTCGGTCATAAATCTACTTGTGTATTACAGTAAAAAAAGTTTTTACCCGTTTACTACAAATACATTAACAACCATTGGTTTCTTCTCAATATATCATCAAATATCTAAACTGTTACAAGATGCTTATGAGTAATAGTAAGAAATTCAGAGAAGTGTCTGTGATAGTAAGAGTCAGTAGAAGTATAATCTAACATTCCCTCTTGTCCTTCTTTTATGAATTGTTTTTCTAATATACGAAAGGTTAATGCTTCAGCAATCACTTCAGCAAGAACCGCATGATAGAGAGGAGAATTTATCCCTGGATGAACTTGTTCAATTGGCTCACCCAAATACCTGCTAATTGAAGGGTGTCTTGCGGCAATCAGCAATAGATATAGTTCTTTATCGTCCCATTTATATCTGACCCCCCCAAAATAATCATCCACTGGTTTAGGTCGTTTAAAGTCTATTCCACTTCGAGGTTCACGTTCCTCGACTATGACACGAGTATGCACAGGTTCAAATCCTTTGACTCGAGCGGTTATGGACCCTTTTGTTTTTAACTGGCGCCCAACGATTTTACAATTTCCAGCCAGTACCATCGGGTTATCGGTTTCTCGTAATAAACATTTTCCTCCTCCTTTTACTACAATTTCAGCAGGATGATCAGAGATAATTTCTGCTTGGATTTGATTATCCAATTTAGCTGTAGGTTTTAACCGCAGAATTAAGGTTTTCTCTTTATTGATTTGTAAATGATACTGAGGCTTCTCAAAAGAAAGGCCATCAGGAACTTCAGGAATAGGTGGTGCTTCAATAACATTCACAAGCATCAAATTATCGTACCCATCATAACGCACTTCAATAAATGCTTCTGTTTCAATTTTAGAACCTTCTACGGTAAATGTGGTTGTCCCAACTTTTTTATCTTCTGAAAATTTTTTTAAAAACACTGGAGATGTGCGAATTTTAATATTATCAGGGTCACTGCTGACAACATCTACTGGTAGAGACTCATCTAAAGCTTCGTAGTGCTTTACTACAATGGAAAATGTTTTGGGTTGATCCACTATAATAGGTATCTCACCGGGCGGAATGATATGTAAACCAATACTAAGTTTTTTAATTCTTGGGTCATCAATATCTCCTGTCGGGATTTC is part of the Thermodesulfobacteriota bacterium genome and harbors:
- a CDS encoding Pycsar system effector family protein, translated to MDTKEKIDLLFKKISRYDFYINSTNGKTSIIIAWNGIIIGTILLKYTSIIALYLMSVWAYYAANVLLIIMAATSIVSIAFVFKVINPFLSSGFKGISYKSLMFFGDVAEMSLNEYTKKESDLSYEEALSDAMGQAHILATGVNNKMKNMQQSIRAINLGLLALLILVLLKGVIVYVSRL